The Stomoxys calcitrans chromosome 3, idStoCalc2.1, whole genome shotgun sequence genome includes a region encoding these proteins:
- the LOC131995746 gene encoding uncharacterized protein LOC131995746, which translates to MIVETKTTQSALKQIKEVFGTIHTKSFPLGTQPWIGMPGQKPVCQPAVVDTCVTSWSETSKILVPNMLRCLAKGTILFPHLVTEGEIALQYHLYIYGCVPASILSACRVSTPHSFAVNALANSTKKGGWKHFDCDWQPGCWHIDMDV; encoded by the exons ATGATtgttgaaacaaaaacaacacagtcagctctaaaacaaattaaagaG GTATTCGGGACGATACACACAAAATCTTTTCCCCTCGGAACCCAACCGTGGATTGGTATGCCTGGACAAAAACCCGTCTGCCAACCGGCTGTCGTGGACACATGCGTTACATCTTGGAGTGAAACCTCTAAAATTTTGGTGCCGAATATGTTGCGCTGTCTGGCAAAAG GTACAATTCTCTTTCCCCATCTCGTGACCGAGGGTGAAATCGCATTGCAGTATCATCTATACATATATGGCTGTGTGCCCGCTTCTATCCTATCAGCCTGCCGTGTATCAACACCACATTCATTTGCCGTCAATGCCTTGGCCAATAGCACAAAAAAAGGAGGTTGGAAACATTTTGATTGTG